The genomic window ACTGACAAAAATAACTTTCATCTGTACgtctaacaaaaattaaaagCATAACGAGCGAACAAAGCAAAAGCAGATTGGTTACCTAAATCCTCATGTGATGGAGAGTCGAGCATAAGGTCTGAATCAGAAGGCAGGAAAGGTGAACCAGGATAGTTGCCTAGCGCTCCAAAGTCTAGCGAATATTCAAAAAGTTAAATTCAGGGTTCAGCATGGAACATTAACTTGGAAACCATAAATTACATAGTCTTACGCATAAGATAGGAAAACCCTACCTCCTAAGTTTGATAAATCTGCAATAAGATCTGAAAGACTGAAATTCCAAGGAATTTGGACGAATGATCGAAGGGAATCATTTCCATTCCCATCTCTGCTGTCTATTCCCAACTGCAACCCTAATGAACTCCCAATATCAGAATGAAATGTGTTATCAAGTACTGATGCCTCCACACCCATTCCTGATATATCTGACGGAGTAAATGGAAACTGGCCATTGGATGCTACTGACGCAGGGCTCATGTCCATCTCCGACATGGATGACATGGTACTAGTTGGGGGAATAGTTGGCGCTGCATAAGCGGAAGTGCTCTCCATTCCCATACTACAATTAAGACAGGTGCATACCGTTAAGGGTTGTGAGGGATATCTGGTCAAAAAATATGACCACATGTaaaaaagaaattttcaagtcaaTGAACCTTCGTATCCAGATTTAAGTGGGGCAACGTAGGAAGAATAACATGGTAAATGGTCAGATGTAGTTAAAAGGAGAACTGCTAGT from Papaver somniferum cultivar HN1 unplaced genomic scaffold, ASM357369v1 unplaced-scaffold_1802, whole genome shotgun sequence includes these protein-coding regions:
- the LOC113338169 gene encoding uncharacterized protein LOC113338169: HLDFIGHGLSSCHVINGVPGHSNIHPLRMNSGSDMGMESTSAYAAPTIPPTSTMSSMSEMDMSPASVASNGQFPFTPSDISGMGVEASVLDNTFHSDIGSSLGLQLGIDSRDGNGNDSLRSFVQIPWNFSLSDLIADLSNLGDFGALGNYPGSPFLPSDSDLMLDSPSHEDLVQDFFVDNPVQGSQSDEEKPDI